Proteins from a single region of Acidimicrobiales bacterium:
- a CDS encoding DNA-3-methyladenine glycosylase codes for MSAAAARARRVPLPRGFYEVDPLVLAPVLLNKLLVRGGRAGRIVEVEAYRGGEDPASHAFRGRTARNATMFGPPGRLYVYFTYGMHFCANVVCMPEGVAGAVLLRALAPVDGLEEMRAARTAWAAGRGGRPAPGSGSGSRSACDRDLASGPARLCQAMGIGRDEDGADLVTGRGGLRLVDDGVPPPATPGVSGRVGIRQAADLPWRLWVPGDPNVSRARARPAVHRR; via the coding sequence GTGAGCGCCGCAGCCGCCCGGGCCCGCCGCGTGCCGTTGCCGCGGGGGTTCTACGAGGTCGACCCCCTGGTGCTGGCGCCGGTGCTGCTCAACAAGCTGCTGGTGCGGGGCGGGCGCGCCGGCCGGATCGTGGAGGTGGAGGCGTACCGGGGCGGCGAGGATCCGGCCTCGCACGCCTTCCGGGGCCGCACGGCGCGCAACGCCACGATGTTCGGCCCCCCCGGGCGGCTCTACGTCTATTTCACCTACGGCATGCACTTCTGTGCCAACGTCGTGTGCATGCCCGAGGGCGTGGCCGGGGCGGTGCTCCTGCGTGCCCTGGCTCCCGTCGACGGGCTCGAGGAGATGCGGGCCGCCCGCACGGCGTGGGCGGCCGGACGGGGCGGCCGTCCGGCACCGGGGTCCGGGTCGGGTTCCAGGTCGGCCTGCGACCGTGACCTGGCGAGCGGCCCGGCGCGGCTGTGCCAGGCCATGGGCATCGGGCGCGACGAGGACGGCGCCGACCTGGTCACGGGCCGGGGCGGGCTGCGGCTCGTCGACGACGGGGTGCCACCCCCGGCGACGCCCGGGGTCTCGGGCCGGGTGGGCATCCGCCAGGCCGCCGACCTGCCGTGGCGGCTCTGGGTGCCGGGCGACCCCAACGTGTCGAGGGCCCGAGCGCGGCCGGCCGTCCACCGGCGGTGA